A window of the Gossypium hirsutum isolate 1008001.06 chromosome A05, Gossypium_hirsutum_v2.1, whole genome shotgun sequence genome harbors these coding sequences:
- the LOC107904253 gene encoding cyclic nucleotide-gated ion channel 1: MNYPPEKVVRFQDWNSEKTCEGQYANINGINSGKFTFAINSFSGKFQRGVESGSERIKAIRKSFKSSSFNHVVAKGFGSSKKVLDPQGPFLQRWNKIFVLSCIIAVSIDPLFFYVPVVNDDKKCLALDEKMETTACVLRSFTDIFYIIHIIFQFRTGFIAPSSRVFGRGVLVEDSQAIAKRYLRSYFLIDVLAVLPLPQLVILIIIPEMSGLKSLNTKNLLKIVVLFQYLPRVFRIYPLYKEVTRTSGILTETAWAGAAFNLFLYMLASHVFGASWYLFSVEREFTCWKGACGNNTTCHRSFYCDNVFISISGLVLFSFLIGNMQTYLQSTTTRLEEMRVKRRDAEQWMSHRFLPENLRERIRRYEQYRWQETRGVDEENLLRNLPKDLRRDIKRHLCLALLMRVPMFEKMDEQLLDAMCDRLKPVLYTEESYIVREGDPVDEMLFIMRGKLLTVTTNGGRTGFFNSEYLGAGDFCGEELLTWALDPHSSSNLPISTRTVRALTEVEAFALMADDLKFVASQFRRLHSKQLRHTFRFYSLQWRTWAACFIQAAWRRYSKRKLEESLREEENRLQDALANAGGSSPSLGATIYASRFAANALRALRRNRSRKARVTERVPPLLLQKPAEPDFTAEEQ; encoded by the exons atgaatTATCCACCAGAGAAGGTTGTGAG GTTCCAGGACTGGAATTCGGAGAAAACCTGCGAAGGACAATATGCTAATATTAATGGGATAAATTCAGGGAAATTTACATTTGCAATAAATTCATTTTCAGGAAAGTTTCAAAGAGGGGTTGAATCTGGTTCTGAGAGGATTAAAGCGATCAGAAAGTCATTTAAATCTAGTTCATTCAACCATGTTGTTGCTAAAGGCTTTGGTTCTAGTAAGAAAGTTCTTGATCCACAGGGGCCATTCCTTCAACGCTGGAACAAGATATTTGTATTATCATGTATAATAGCAGTCTCAATTGATCCACTGTTCTTTTACGTTCCAGTGGTTAATGATGACAAGAAGTGCCTTGCCTTGGATGAAAAGATGGAGACCACTGCTTGTGTGCTGCGTTCATTCACGGATATCTTCTATATAATCCATATCATTTTTCAGTTTCGTACTGGATTCATTGCACCTTCTTCTCGTGTATTTGGAAGAGGTGTTTTAGTTGAAGATTCACAGGCAATAGCAAAGAGGTATCTGCGGTCATACTTTTTAATTGACGTTCTAGCAGTTCTTCCCCTACCACAG CTGGTGATTTTAATTATCATACCTGAAATGAGTGGTTTGAAGTCATTGAATACGAAGAACTTGTTGAAAATTGTTGTTCTCTTCCAATATCTTCCAAGAGTTTTTCGAATTTATCCACTGTACAAGGAAGTTACAAGGACCTCTGGCATACTAACTGAAACTGCATGGGCTGGTGCTGCATTCAATCTGTTTCTTTACATGCTAGCAAGCCAT GTTTTTGGGGCTTCTTGGTACTTGTTTTCTGTTGAAAGGGAGTTCACATGCTGGAAAGGTGCCTGTGGGAATAATACTACATGCCACCGCTCATTTTACTGTGACAATG TTTTCATTTCGATCTCAGGCTTGGTTCTCTTTTCATTTCTCATTGGGAATATGCAG ACATATTTGCAGTCCACAACTACCAGATTGGAGGAGATGAGAGTGAAAAGACGTGATGCAGAACAATGGATGTCCCATCGCTTTCTACCTGAGAATCTGAGGGAGCGGATTAGACGATACGAGCAATACAGGTGGCAAGAAACTAGAGGAGTTGATGAAGAGAATTTACTTCGTAATCTCCCCAAGGACTTAAGAAGGGACATAAAGCGCCATCTTTGCTTGGCTCTGCTCATGAGA GTGCCAATGTTTGAGAAAATGGATGAGCAATTACTGGATGCAATGTGTGACCGTCTCAAGCCAGTTCTCTACACAGAGGAGAGCTACATTGTTCGGGAGGGAGACCCAGTTGATGAGATGCTCTTCATCATGCGGGGCAAACTATTGACAGTGACAACAAATGGTGGAAGAACTGGCTTCTTTAATTCTGAATATCTGGGGGCAGGAGACTTCTGTGGAGAGGAACTTCTTACATGGGCTCTAGATCCTCATTCTTCATCGAACCTCCCTATCTCAACAAGAACTGTCCGGGCCCTTACAGAAGTTGAAGCTTTTGCTCTGATGGCTGATGACTTAAAGTTTGTTGCTTCTCAGTTCCGTCGGCTTCATAGTAAGCAGCTGCGCCACACTTTCAGGTTCTATTCACTGCAGTGGCGAACTTGGGCTGCTTGTTTTATACAAGCTGCTTGGCGTCGTTATAGCAAAAGGAAACTAGAGGAATCTTTGAGAGAAGAGGAGAATAGATTGCAAGATGCTTTAGCCAATGCTGGTGGGAGCTCACCAAGTCTGGGTGCCACTATTTACGCCTCACGGTTTGCTGCCAATGCGCTTCGTGCTTTACGGCGAAACCGTTCTCGTAAGGCAAGAGTAACAGAGAGGGTACCGCCTCTGCTGCTTCAGAAGCCAGCAGAGCCTGATTTTACTGCTGAAGAACAGTAA